GCTTCAGCACGGCCACCCGGTCGGCCAGCGCCTCCACGACGGTGCGCGAGAAGCGCTCCAGACCGTCCAGGTCGTCGCCGAGGCCCCAGGCGGTCAGCAGCGACGCGTGCGGGTCGATGCCGACGCAGAGCCGGCCGCGGTCGTCCATGGCCTGGCGCAGCCGGGCGCCGAAGGGGGTGGTCACGAGGGAACTCCTGTTGTCGCTGATGAGCCGGTCGCTGATGGACTGGTCACGGATGGACTGGTCACTGATGGGCTGGTCACTGATGGGCGTAGCCGATGGCGTCGGTGAGTTCGGCGAAGCCGCGTGCGGCGAGGGCGGCGCGCAGTTCGTCCAGGACGCGCAGCGGCGCGGAAGGGTCGTTGAAGATCGCCGTGCCGACCGCCACGCCGGACGCGCCGGCCAGCACGAACTGCAGCGCGTCCAGACCGGTGCGGATGCCGCCCATGCCGAGGATCGGCACGGCGGCGAACTCGCCGGCCCGCATCGCGGCGTGGACCTGGTGGACGCAGCGGACGGCGACCGGCCTGATCGCCGGCCCGGAGAGGCCGCCCGAGGTGCCGGTGAGGTGCGGACGCAGCGTGTCGGTGTCGATCACGATGCCGAGCAGCGTGTTGATCATCGACAGGCCGTCCGCGCCCGCCTTGACGCAGGCCTTGGCCACGTCGGTGATCGAGGTGACGTCGGCGGTGAGCTTGGCGTAGACCGGCAGCACGGGGTCGGCGACCTCGCGCACCGCCTGGACCACGTCGTACGAGGTGGCCGGGTTGCAGGCGAACACCAGGCCGCGGTTGTCGACGTCGGGGCAGGAGAGGTTGGCTTCCAGGCCGATCACGCCGGGTCGCCCGTTCAGCAGCCGGGCGCACTCGGCGAACTCCTCGACCCGCTCCCCCGCGATCGAGACCAGCACCCGTGCGCCGCGTTCCGCGAGCCAGGGCAGCTCGTGCTCGACGAAGTGCTCGATGCCGGAGCCCTGCAGGCCGATGCCGTTCAGCATCCCGCTGGGCGTCTCGGCCATCCGCGGGGTGGCCCGTCCCGCGCGCGGGTAGGGCATGATCGTCCTGGTGGTGATCGAGCCCAGTTCGGCCAGCGGCTGGAACTTCGCGATCTCCCGGCCGTAGCCGGCGCAGCCGGACGCGGTGCTGACCGGGTTCGGCAGGGTGCCGCCGCCGAAGGGCGCGGTCAGGTCGACGGCCGCGGGATCGAGCGCGCCGAGTCTCGGGGTCGTGGCCATCTTCAGTGCACTCCCATCGCTGCGGCGCCCTCGATGTCGGCCGGAATGGTGCCTACCTCGTCCCAGCGGACGCGCGAGCCGTCGAAGCACGGCCCCTCCACACAGGCGCGCGCGAAGCGGCTCACCCCGTCGTCGCCGACGACGGGCAGCACGCAGGTCATGCAGACGCCGATGCCGCAGGCCATGTCCTCCTCGACGGCGGTGAAACAGCGCACGCCCTCGGCGGTCGCGGTCTCCGCCACCGCCTCCAGCAGGTCCGTCGGCCCGCAGG
This genomic interval from Streptacidiphilus rugosus AM-16 contains the following:
- a CDS encoding dihydroorotate dehydrogenase, whose amino-acid sequence is MATTPRLGALDPAAVDLTAPFGGGTLPNPVSTASGCAGYGREIAKFQPLAELGSITTRTIMPYPRAGRATPRMAETPSGMLNGIGLQGSGIEHFVEHELPWLAERGARVLVSIAGERVEEFAECARLLNGRPGVIGLEANLSCPDVDNRGLVFACNPATSYDVVQAVREVADPVLPVYAKLTADVTSITDVAKACVKAGADGLSMINTLLGIVIDTDTLRPHLTGTSGGLSGPAIRPVAVRCVHQVHAAMRAGEFAAVPILGMGGIRTGLDALQFVLAGASGVAVGTAIFNDPSAPLRVLDELRAALAARGFAELTDAIGYAHQ